Below is a window of Thermogemmata fonticola DNA.
GTCCACTACCTTCGGACCGGAAGGAGTCGTGGAATCGAACATTTTCCCTACATTGAGGCGGCCGCCTGTCAAGACTTTGCCCGATAGTCCTGAAATGGGGTCCACAGAGGCCTTGAGTTTATCAATCACTTGCGTGTAGCTAAGTGTGGGATTGCTGGCCCAATAGAGGGCAATGGCACCTGTGACGTGCGGCGCAGCCATCGATGTACCGCTGAAATATGAGTAGCCATTATTGCGTACAGTACTGAGAATGGAGACTCCGGGGGCAGCTAATGTGACGGTATTGGCTCCATAGTTTGATGAGCTAGCTAATTGGTCTGAGCTATTCACAGAGGCCACAGTGATAACGTTGTTATAACTTGTTGAGTAGCTCGCCGGATATTGCGGTGAGGAATCCAGGTTTTGTCCGCTATTCCCCGCGGCGGCGACGATGATATGTCCGGCATCCCGCGCCCGGCTGATAGCCGCGGCTAAAGAGGCGCTATAGTTGGCTCCTCCCCAACTGTGATTGGTCAGCTTGACGCCTTTAGTGGTGGCGTAATCGATGGCCATGACGGCGCGGCTCACCAGGCCATTCCCACTCGAATCGAGGAATTTGAGAGCCATCAGGCTGAGCGACCAGTTGATTCCAGTGACACCTACGCCATTGTTCCCCACGGCGCCGATGGTCCCCGCCACGTGGGTTCCGTGATTGTTATCATCCATCGGGTCATTATCGTTGTTGGCGAAGTCCCAGCCGAAGAGGTCATCCACGTAGCCGTTGCTGTCCTGATCCACACCATCCAACCAGCCGCCTTGCGAAGTGGAGCGGAAAATATCCGCCGGATCGATCACGCCATTGCCGTTGTTGTCCGTCACTTTGCCAGAGTTACTGGAATGATTCAGGTCGCGGAAGGTGATGACGCCATCACCATCGGCATCAGTCAAAGTGTTGCGAATGGAGGTCGGTATCTCAGCATTGTTGATCCAGATGTTCATGAATAAATCTTGATGATTGTAGTCAATACCTGTATCAACGACACCCACTACGAATTTTGGCATGCCTGTGGTGACATCCCAAGCTATAGGGGCGCCGATTTTCGTCATATCCCATTGTGAGGAATATTGGGGATCATTGGGATCGCGTTGAATGGAGACGTAGTTGTCCACCGAGGCTGTCACAGCATAAGGACGCGTGGAATAGTAAGCGACGGCAGTAAGAGGAGAAACTCCGGCTTTGAGATGGACGGAATAGATGCCTAAGCCAAGATACTCTACCGTTTGAGCGTAGGGAGAAGACGCCAGCACCTGAGCGGCGGCCGTGGAACCCACAGGAGATCGCATCACCACATTGATGCGGTCGGAAGCGTAAGCGGGGAGCAAGTCCAGGACCGGCGGTTGGGAAAAGGGAAAGACGCTGCTCGGCGTCAGGCGATCTTCCAGTTGTTCCAGTTTGAGAGCGCTCAACCGAGGTTGGCGCGACAGAAGCCGTGAGGAAGTCCGGACAGCTTTTTTCAAGGCACGACGCAAGTAGTTCCGCATGGCGAGTCCCTCTCTGCGGACGGGAAGGTTCAGTTCGAAGGAATGCGGGCGAGTCGAAGCCAGTCGGACGGGCTGAAGGCGGACGGGAACAACCTCACCACCGCCGCTTCTGTGATACCTTTTAGTGGCCGGGAAATTGGGATGCAAATCTCGAATGGGTCGGTTTGGCCGAATTGGCCAAGAATGCCAGGAAAATTGAGTGTGCGAGAGAAAGTTCCAGGGCTTGCCGAAATCCTGTCACCGTGTTGCCAGCGGAAAAACTTGTCGGGAAAGGAAAGATATCCAAAAAAAATCCCTTCCCGGAACGAGGGGAAGGGATCGGATCAGAAGAACGATTGGATTCGCGGAAGTGGGATGCGGTTATTTGACCGCTTCGAGGAAGCGAGCATCACCGGCGGCAGCACGCTTGTACAGGGGCATGTGGCGATAGTAAACTTCGAGAGTCATAACGCACATGGCGGTGGTGCCCAAACGGCCTGTTCTTCCCATCGCACCGCTATCCGGGTCCCAACTGCCATAATTAGGCCCATCTTTGGTGACTTGCAGATCGATCAGCCAATCCCGCATGCCGCCGGTTCGCTTGCCAGTCTGCGGGTCTTTGGGACCTTCGTTCCAGGTCCGCCAGGCCTCGCCTTCGAAGAAGTGAACCACCTGAGTGGCGTAATAGTAGTAGTACATATTCCCCAGTACTTTGCTGCCGAACCGAGGCGGAGTACGTTGCAGCAACCCCTGGACGCCTTCAGCCATCGCGGCATTGTCCGGTCCCCACCCATCGACGTAGTATCGGCAGAGCAGGCCGACGGCAGTCAAGGCAGTTCCAGGTGCAGCTCCTGCGGCATCTCGGTAGCCATACATGGTTTTGCGCGAACCCGCTCCCACTTTGTCAAGGAACTTGATCGCTTTCTTGATACAATTGGGGTCAACTACAATATCTTTGCTCAAGCGGGCAGCTTGTAGGGCCTGAATCTGCCAACCGACGATGGAGGTATCCCCCGGACTTCCCGCCTGGTAGCCCCAGCTCCCATCGGCAGCTTGTGCACGGATGATGAAGTTGATCGCGGCTTGAGCATGAGGTTTGAGAGCC
It encodes the following:
- a CDS encoding S8 family peptidase codes for the protein MRNYLRRALKKAVRTSSRLLSRQPRLSALKLEQLEDRLTPSSVFPFSQPPVLDLLPAYASDRINVVMRSPVGSTAAAQVLASSPYAQTVEYLGLGIYSVHLKAGVSPLTAVAYYSTRPYAVTASVDNYVSIQRDPNDPQYSSQWDMTKIGAPIAWDVTTGMPKFVVGVVDTGIDYNHQDLFMNIWINNAEIPTSIRNTLTDADGDGVITFRDLNHSSNSGKVTDNNGNGVIDPADIFRSTSQGGWLDGVDQDSNGYVDDLFGWDFANNDNDPMDDNNHGTHVAGTIGAVGNNGVGVTGINWSLSLMALKFLDSSGNGLVSRAVMAIDYATTKGVKLTNHSWGGANYSASLAAAISRARDAGHIIVAAAGNSGQNLDSSPQYPASYSTSYNNVITVASVNSSDQLASSSNYGANTVTLAAPGVSILSTVRNNGYSYFSGTSMAAPHVTGAIALYWASNPTLSYTQVIDKLKASVDPISGLSGKVLTGGRLNVGKMFDSTTPSGPKVVD